One part of the Drosophila teissieri strain GT53w chromosome 3R, Prin_Dtei_1.1, whole genome shotgun sequence genome encodes these proteins:
- the LOC122619459 gene encoding ATP-dependent RNA helicase abstrakt, whose amino-acid sequence MAFVKRYRRSSNSSEEGDQDNEEYVPYVPLKERKKQHLMKLGRIVHLASEMAQPKSSSENENEEDSLGAHDVETWGRKYNISLLDQHTELKKIAEAKKLSAVEKQLREEEKIMKSIAQQKALMGVAELAKGIQYEQPIKTSWQPPRYIRAMSEKDREAVRQELRILVEGENPSPPIRTFREMKFPKGILNGLAAKGIKTPTPIQVQGLPTVLAGRDLIGIAFTGSGKTLVFVLPVIMFALEQEYSLPFERSEGPYGLIICPSRELAKQTHEIIQHYSKHLQVCGMPEIRSCLAMGGLPVSEALDVISRGVHIVVATPGRLMDMLDKKILTLDMCRYLCMDEADRMIDMGFEEDVRTIFSFFKGQRQTLLFSATMPKKIQNFARSALVKPVTINVGRAGAASMNVTQHVEYVKQEAKVVYLLDCLQKTAPPVLVFAEKKQDVDCIHEYLLLKGVEAVAIHGGKDQEERSRAVDAYRVGKKDVLVATDVASKGLDFPNVQHVINYDMPDDIENYVHRIGRTGRSNTKGLATTLINKITEQSVLLDLKHLLIEGKQEVPDFLDELAPETEHQHLDLGDSHGCTYCGGLGHRITECPKLEAVQNKQASNIGRRDYLSNTAADY is encoded by the coding sequence TCGTGCATCTAGCCTCGGAAATGGCGCAACCAAAGTCATCGAGCGAAAACGAGAATGAGGAGGACTCGCTGGGCGCTCACGACGTCGAGACCTGGGGGCGGAAGTACAACATTAGTCTGCTTGACCAGCACACAGAACTAAAGAAAATTGCGGAGGCCAAAAAGCTGAGTGCCGTCGAAAAGCAGCTACGAGAGGAGGAAAAGATTATGAAGAGCATTGCTCAGCAGAAGGCCCTTATGGGTGTGGCAGAGTTAGCAAAGGGAATTCAGTACGAGCAGCCCATTAAAACCTCCTGGCAGCCGCCGCGTTACATTCGAGCAATGTCGGAGAAAGATCGCGAGGCCGTGCGCCAGGAGTTGAGGATCCTAGTGGAGGGAGAAAATCCAAGCCCGCCAATTCGCACTTTCCGGGAAATGAAGTTCCCCAAAGGTATTCTGAACGGCTTAGCGGCCAAAGGCATTAAGACCCCGACCCCAATCCAAGTGCAAGGTCTGCCCACTGTACTAGCTGGCCGCGACCTAATTGGCATAGCCTTCACTGGGTCTGGAAAAACGCTGGTCTTCGTGCTGCCGGTCATCATGTTTGCCCTGGAACAGGAGTACAGTCTGCCTTTTGAGCGTAGCGAGGGCCCCTACGGGCTGATCATTTGCCCGTCCCGCGAGCTGGCCAAGCAAACACACGAGATCATCCAACACTATAGCAAGCACCTTCAGGTGTGCGGAATGCCAGAGATTCGTTCCTGCCTGGCTATGGGTGGGTTGCCGGTCAGCGAGGCCCTTGACGTGATCTCACGCGGCGTACATATCGTTGTGGCGACACCAGGTCGCCTCATGGACATGCTGGACAAGAAGATCCTTACGCTAGACATGTGCCGGTACCTGTGCATGGATGAGGCTGACCGCATGATTGACATGGGATTTGAAGAGGACGTGCGTACGATATTCTCCTTCTTCAAAGGCCAGCGTCAGACCCTTCTATTTTCGGCCACCATGCCAAAAAAGATCCAGAACTTTGCCCGTTCAGCCCTCGTGAAGCCTGTCACAATAAATGTGGGCCGCGCAGGTGCTGCGTCAATGAACGTCACCCAGCATGTTGAGTACGTTAAGCAAGAGGCAAAAGTGGTATATTTGCTGGACTGCCTGCAGAAGACCGCGCCGCCCGTGCTCGTTTTTGCTGAGAAGAAGCAGGATGTGGATTGCATACATGAGTATCTGCTGCTGAAAGGCGTGGAGGCGGTGGCAATTCACGGCGGAAAGGATCAGGAAGAACGATCGCGGGCGGTCGATGCGTACCGCGTGGGCAAAAAAGATGTGCTGGTGGCCACCGATGTGGCCTCGAAGGGCCTCGACTTCCCCAACGTGCAACATGTTATTAACTATGACATGCCGGACGATATTGAAAACTATGTGCATCGTATTGGCCGTACAGGTCGTTCCAACACTAAGGGATTGGCTACCACGCTAATAAACAAGATTACCGAGCAGTCGGTCCTGCTAGACCTGAAGCACCTGCTCATCGAGGGCAAGCAAGAGGTTCCAGATTTCTTGGACGAACTGGCGCCTGAGACTGAGCACCAGCACCTGGACCTGGGCGATTCGCATGGCTGCACCTACTGTGGTGGTCTGGGCCATCGTATCACGGAATGCCCAAAACTGGAGGCTGTTCAGAACAAGCAAGCTTCAAACATAGGACGTCGCGACTACCTTTCAAATACCGCAGCAGATTACTAA
- the LOC122619458 gene encoding gelsolin isoform X1: MDASGAATMAVISRLLVFLAVSSTLCSAGTLNARPAFPVNSGQIQPSGKDSKEPPRRVMHPSFANAGRTPGLEIWRIENFDPVVYPKNNYGKFYTGDSFIVLNTIENKKDKKLSWDVHFWLGSETSTDEAGAAAILTVQLDDLLNGGPIQHREVQDHESQLFLGYFKNGIRYEQGGVGTGFKHVETNAKGEKRLFQVKGKRNVRVRQVNLSVSSMNKGDCFILDAGSDIYVYVGSQAKRVEKLKAISAANQIRDQDHNGRARVQIVDDFSTDVDKQLFFDVLGSGSADQVPEESTADEDGAFERTDAAVVSLYKVSDASGKLKVDTIGQKPLTQTMLDTRECFILDTGSGIFVWVGKGATQKEKTDAMAKAQEFLRTKKYPAWTQIHRIVEGAESAPFKQYFASWRDAGMAHSRLIRSALDIGSDELLNEDEIDSVVTQLKKSGGRAFGFMPDNGQNGIETITQYVAKPGSDEIVVSSVPFEEKLPLMGFASYVLTYNYDGKNGDTGSLTYVWHGVKASAAAKERAFEESLVGSKEGLLVLTNQGHEPRHFYKIFKGKLLTSLTALPVSSQLFRIRGTIESDIHASEVAADSSSLASSDAFALLSGKSHKIYIWNGLGASAFEKQAAVDRFADYWDDVELEQVEEGAEPDEFWEELKGEGQYDRSLCDLGAPLLEPRLFNCRLSSAGLLKVEEVVQYEQEDLDPEDIMLLDAGDEIYLWVGSGASEEENAKLLDMAKLYIRMEPTPRSFDTVNIIRVPQGKEPRVFQRMFPHWDDNYWQNQPSYEDMKQLIIDANNKV, from the exons ATGGATGCCTCTGGCGCCGCCACCATGGCAGTCATCTCCAG ACTGCTTGTGTTTTTAGCCGTCTCGTCCACTCTTTGCTCAGCCGGCACCCTTAACGCCCGTCCTGCGTTTCCCGTGAATTCCGGCCAAATTCAGCCCAGTGGCAAGGACAGCAAGGAGCCACCCAGACGCGTAATGCACCCCTCCTTCGCCAACGCCGGCCGTACTCCCGGCCTGGAAATCTGGCGCATCGAG aaTTTTGATCCCGTTGTGTATCCTAAAAATAACTATGGCAAATTTTACACTGGGGACTCGTTTATTGTTCTTAAT ACAATTGAGAACAAGAAAGACAAAAAACTGTCCTGGGATGTGCACTTCTGGTTGGGATCGGAGACCTCAACGGATGaggcaggagctgcagctaTTCTTACCGTCCAGTTAGATGACTTGTTGAATGGTGGTCCTATTCAACATCGCGAGGTGCAGGACCACGAGTCACAGCTTTTTCTGGGCTACTTCAAAAACG GCATTCGCTATGAACAGGGCGGCGTCGGAACTGGCTTTAAGCACGTAGAGACAAACGCCAAAGGAGAGAAGCGATTATTTCAGGTCAAGGGCAAGCGTAACGTCCGCGTACGTCAGGTGAATCTTTCCGTGTCGTCGATGAACAAGGGTGACTGTTTCATTTTGGATGCCGGCAGCGATATATATGTCTACGTAGGCTCCCAGGCCAAGCGCGTTGAGAAGCTTAAGGCTATCAGCGCTGCCAACCAGATCAGGGACCAGGATCATAACGGACGAGCCCGTGTTCAGATCGTCGACGACTTCAGCACTGATGTTGACAAGCAGCTCTTCTTCGACGTACTGGGATCGGGTTCTGCTGACCAGGTGCCCGAGGAGTCAACTGCCGACGAAGATGGTGCGTTCGAGAGGACGGATGCAGCAGTGGTTTCTCTCTACAAGGTCAGCGACGCCAGTGGCAAGCTGAAGGTGGACACCATTGGACAAAAACCACTGACTCAGACTATGCTCGACACTCGTGAGTGCTTCATCTTGGACACCGGATCTGGCATTTTTGTGTGGGTCGGAAAGGGGGCCACTCAGAAGGAGAAGACGGACGCCATGGCCAAGGCGCAAGAGTTCCTACGCACCAAGAAGTACCCGGCTTGGACCCAAATCCACCGCATTGTAGAGGGCGCCGAGTCCGCACCATTTAAGCAGTACTTTGCCTCCTGGCGTGATGCCGGAATGGCCCATAGTCGGCTTATTCGCTCGGCTCTGGATATCGGCTCTGATGAATTGTTAAATGAGGATGAAATCGACTCTGTGGTGACTCAGCTAAAGAAGAGTGGCGGTCGTGCCTTTGGGTTCATGCCGGATAACGGTCAGAACGGCATTGAAACAATCACACAGTACGTTGCAAAGCCTGGTTCCGATGAGATCGTGGTAAGCAGCGTTCCCTTTGAGGAGAAACTGCCTCTTATGGGATTTGCCTCTTATGTGCTCACTTACAACTACGATGGTAAGAACGGGGACACTGGATCCCTAACATATGTGTGGCATGGAGTAAAAGCCTCTGCCGCGGCCAAGGAACGTGCCTTCGAGGAGAGTCTAGTAGGTTCCAAGGAAGGTCTTCTGGTGCTGACCAATCAGGGCCACGAGCCTCGTCACTTCTACAAGATATTTAAGGGAAAGTTATTGACATCCTTAACTGCACTTCCGGTGTCGTCGCAGCTCTTCCGCATTCGCGGCACCATTGAAAGCGATATTCATGCTAGCGAAGTGGCCGCTGACAGCTCATCTTTGGCCTCAAGTGATGCCTTCGCCCTTCTATCCGGAAAGTCCCACAAAATCTACATTTGGAATGGCTTGGGCGCATCTGCCTTCGAAAAACAAGCAGCCGTGGATCGCTTTGCTGACTACTGGGATGACGTTGAGCTCGAGCAGGTGGAGGAGGGCGCCGAGCCAGATGAGTTCTGGGAGGAATTAAAAGGTGAAGGCCAGTACGACCGCAGCTTGTGTGACCTTGGAGCTCCACTGCTAGAACCGCGCCTCTTCAACTGTCGTCTTAGCTCTGCTGGACTTTTGAAGGTTGAGGAAGTTGTTCAATACGAGCAAGAGGACTTGGACCCGGAAGACATTATGCTATTGGATGCTGGAGACGAGATATACCTTTGGGTTGGCTCTGGCGCATCTGAAGAGGAAAATGCCAAGCTTCTGGACATGGCTAAG CTTTACATTCGTATGGAACCCACCCCTCGCTCCTTTGACACGGTGAACATCATCCGCGTCCCCCAGGGCAAGGAACCAAGGGTTTTCCAACGCATGTTCCCCCACTGGGACGATAATTACTGGCAG AACCAGCCCAGCTATGAAGACATGAAGCAACTTATTATTGATGCCAACAATAAAGTCTAA
- the LOC122619458 gene encoding gelsolin isoform X2 produces the protein MHPSFANAGRTPGLEIWRIENFDPVVYPKNNYGKFYTGDSFIVLNTIENKKDKKLSWDVHFWLGSETSTDEAGAAAILTVQLDDLLNGGPIQHREVQDHESQLFLGYFKNGIRYEQGGVGTGFKHVETNAKGEKRLFQVKGKRNVRVRQVNLSVSSMNKGDCFILDAGSDIYVYVGSQAKRVEKLKAISAANQIRDQDHNGRARVQIVDDFSTDVDKQLFFDVLGSGSADQVPEESTADEDGAFERTDAAVVSLYKVSDASGKLKVDTIGQKPLTQTMLDTRECFILDTGSGIFVWVGKGATQKEKTDAMAKAQEFLRTKKYPAWTQIHRIVEGAESAPFKQYFASWRDAGMAHSRLIRSALDIGSDELLNEDEIDSVVTQLKKSGGRAFGFMPDNGQNGIETITQYVAKPGSDEIVVSSVPFEEKLPLMGFASYVLTYNYDGKNGDTGSLTYVWHGVKASAAAKERAFEESLVGSKEGLLVLTNQGHEPRHFYKIFKGKLLTSLTALPVSSQLFRIRGTIESDIHASEVAADSSSLASSDAFALLSGKSHKIYIWNGLGASAFEKQAAVDRFADYWDDVELEQVEEGAEPDEFWEELKGEGQYDRSLCDLGAPLLEPRLFNCRLSSAGLLKVEEVVQYEQEDLDPEDIMLLDAGDEIYLWVGSGASEEENAKLLDMAKLYIRMEPTPRSFDTVNIIRVPQGKEPRVFQRMFPHWDDNYWQNQPSYEDMKQLIIDANNKV, from the exons ATGCACCCCTCCTTCGCCAACGCCGGCCGTACTCCCGGCCTGGAAATCTGGCGCATCGAG aaTTTTGATCCCGTTGTGTATCCTAAAAATAACTATGGCAAATTTTACACTGGGGACTCGTTTATTGTTCTTAAT ACAATTGAGAACAAGAAAGACAAAAAACTGTCCTGGGATGTGCACTTCTGGTTGGGATCGGAGACCTCAACGGATGaggcaggagctgcagctaTTCTTACCGTCCAGTTAGATGACTTGTTGAATGGTGGTCCTATTCAACATCGCGAGGTGCAGGACCACGAGTCACAGCTTTTTCTGGGCTACTTCAAAAACG GCATTCGCTATGAACAGGGCGGCGTCGGAACTGGCTTTAAGCACGTAGAGACAAACGCCAAAGGAGAGAAGCGATTATTTCAGGTCAAGGGCAAGCGTAACGTCCGCGTACGTCAGGTGAATCTTTCCGTGTCGTCGATGAACAAGGGTGACTGTTTCATTTTGGATGCCGGCAGCGATATATATGTCTACGTAGGCTCCCAGGCCAAGCGCGTTGAGAAGCTTAAGGCTATCAGCGCTGCCAACCAGATCAGGGACCAGGATCATAACGGACGAGCCCGTGTTCAGATCGTCGACGACTTCAGCACTGATGTTGACAAGCAGCTCTTCTTCGACGTACTGGGATCGGGTTCTGCTGACCAGGTGCCCGAGGAGTCAACTGCCGACGAAGATGGTGCGTTCGAGAGGACGGATGCAGCAGTGGTTTCTCTCTACAAGGTCAGCGACGCCAGTGGCAAGCTGAAGGTGGACACCATTGGACAAAAACCACTGACTCAGACTATGCTCGACACTCGTGAGTGCTTCATCTTGGACACCGGATCTGGCATTTTTGTGTGGGTCGGAAAGGGGGCCACTCAGAAGGAGAAGACGGACGCCATGGCCAAGGCGCAAGAGTTCCTACGCACCAAGAAGTACCCGGCTTGGACCCAAATCCACCGCATTGTAGAGGGCGCCGAGTCCGCACCATTTAAGCAGTACTTTGCCTCCTGGCGTGATGCCGGAATGGCCCATAGTCGGCTTATTCGCTCGGCTCTGGATATCGGCTCTGATGAATTGTTAAATGAGGATGAAATCGACTCTGTGGTGACTCAGCTAAAGAAGAGTGGCGGTCGTGCCTTTGGGTTCATGCCGGATAACGGTCAGAACGGCATTGAAACAATCACACAGTACGTTGCAAAGCCTGGTTCCGATGAGATCGTGGTAAGCAGCGTTCCCTTTGAGGAGAAACTGCCTCTTATGGGATTTGCCTCTTATGTGCTCACTTACAACTACGATGGTAAGAACGGGGACACTGGATCCCTAACATATGTGTGGCATGGAGTAAAAGCCTCTGCCGCGGCCAAGGAACGTGCCTTCGAGGAGAGTCTAGTAGGTTCCAAGGAAGGTCTTCTGGTGCTGACCAATCAGGGCCACGAGCCTCGTCACTTCTACAAGATATTTAAGGGAAAGTTATTGACATCCTTAACTGCACTTCCGGTGTCGTCGCAGCTCTTCCGCATTCGCGGCACCATTGAAAGCGATATTCATGCTAGCGAAGTGGCCGCTGACAGCTCATCTTTGGCCTCAAGTGATGCCTTCGCCCTTCTATCCGGAAAGTCCCACAAAATCTACATTTGGAATGGCTTGGGCGCATCTGCCTTCGAAAAACAAGCAGCCGTGGATCGCTTTGCTGACTACTGGGATGACGTTGAGCTCGAGCAGGTGGAGGAGGGCGCCGAGCCAGATGAGTTCTGGGAGGAATTAAAAGGTGAAGGCCAGTACGACCGCAGCTTGTGTGACCTTGGAGCTCCACTGCTAGAACCGCGCCTCTTCAACTGTCGTCTTAGCTCTGCTGGACTTTTGAAGGTTGAGGAAGTTGTTCAATACGAGCAAGAGGACTTGGACCCGGAAGACATTATGCTATTGGATGCTGGAGACGAGATATACCTTTGGGTTGGCTCTGGCGCATCTGAAGAGGAAAATGCCAAGCTTCTGGACATGGCTAAG CTTTACATTCGTATGGAACCCACCCCTCGCTCCTTTGACACGGTGAACATCATCCGCGTCCCCCAGGGCAAGGAACCAAGGGTTTTCCAACGCATGTTCCCCCACTGGGACGATAATTACTGGCAG AACCAGCCCAGCTATGAAGACATGAAGCAACTTATTATTGATGCCAACAATAAAGTCTAA
- the LOC122622254 gene encoding LOW QUALITY PROTEIN: serine protease snake (The sequence of the model RefSeq protein was modified relative to this genomic sequence to represent the inferred CDS: inserted 3 bases in 2 codons; substituted 1 base at 1 genomic stop codon): MNGDTIVNAEPGEYPHMAVVGFESEGGRVYYKCGGSLISERYVLSAAHCTSIYETVHKWVRIGDLDLVAVQRSVEAQLLRIEKVFAHPSYNKEMYYDDIALLKLKMEEQLAAYVRSKRLXVFPELPMTIAFAMGYGATNFAKAMTNRLTNXILTIVPIAECNAELPALAETPTGVIKSELCAQDYILNRDTCQEDSGGPLQLNVLGRRRRHRIHYHLIGITLYSVLCRSSYLSXYTRVISYLDWIELTVWT, from the exons ATGAATGGGGATACCATTGTCAACGCcga GCCCGGTGAGTACCCACATATG GCTGTCGTGGGCTTCGAGTCGGAGGGGGGCCGAGTCTACTACAAATGTGGTGGCAGCTTGATAAGCGAGAGATATGTGCTTAGCGCCGCCCACTGTACTTCCATATACGA GACGGTCCACAAGTGGGTGCGCATCGGGGACCTCGACCTGGTCGCCGTGCAGCGGTCGGTGGAGGCCCAACTGCTTCGGATTGAGAAAGTATTTGCGCACCCCAGCTACAACAAAGAGATGTACTATGACGATATAGCCCTTCTTAAACTAAAGATGGAAGAGCA ACTGGCGGCGTACGTAAGATCTAAACGCCTATGAGTTTTTCCAGAGCTGCCCATGACGATAGCTTTCGCCATGGGGTACGGCGCCACGAACTTCGCCAAGGCCATGACAAACCGCCTCACAAA CATACTAACCATAGTGCCGATCGCCGAGTGCAACGCCGAGCTACCGGCTCTTGCTGAGACTCCTACTGGAGTTATCAAAAGCGAGCTCTGCGCCCAGGACTATATTCTCAACAGAGACACCTGCCAGGAAGACTCCGGCGGACCTTTGCAACTGAATGTGCTGGGTCGCCGCCGACGGCATAGAATACACTATCATCTCATCGGCATAACCTTATACAGCGTGTTGTGCCGCAGTAGTTACCTAT ATTACACCAGAGTGATTTCCTACTTGGACTGGATCGAACTTACTGTGTGGACCTGA
- the LOC122620238 gene encoding uncharacterized protein LOC122620238 yields the protein MVLQCLVALTAAAPQGYKYQPQLPALPIGNLRPQTPISSSGIYTGGAVPSLAQIGVQAAIGVQAQQPAIQAVQSIAAAPAPASAPLPISLPKQPFLKTPPQQNLISTGLQQPQQIVYQHPQQALQTQFVQRPAIVTKDIYIHSAPEENEELRQDEPQLENLPIRKNYRIVFIKAPTQNLKYTAAALKRAQSSNEEKTVIYVLSKKPDLTEIQQQLQVTQSEAKVQKPEVYFIKYKTQEEAQRAQQEIQAQYDALGGATHISDEGVAPIASVSSGSLNLGSFSLQHSQGGQTIIQPQGQSIVQLQSLNQGVQQQNSFVQQPTAAIIAPSLPSRKYVPAKTF from the coding sequence ATGGTCTTGCAGTGCCTGGTGGCCCTCACCGCAGCAGCTCCCCAGGGATACAAGTACCAACCTCAGCTACCAGCCCTTCCTATAGGCAATCTCCGTCCTCAGACACCTATTTCATCAAGTGGAATATACACAGGTGGCGCCGTCCCATCTCTCGCACAGATCGGTGTTCAGGCCGCGATCGGTGTCCAGGCGCAGCAGCCAGCCATTCAAGCCGTGCAGTCCATCGctgccgctcctgctcctgcttccgCTCCTTTGCCGATTTCTCTGCCAAAGCAGCCCTTTCTTAAGACTCCGCCCCAGCAAAATCTGATCAGCACTGGGCTGCAGCAGCCTCAGCAAATCGTGTACCAGCATCCGCAGCAAGCCCTTCAGACCCAGTTCGTCCAGCGCCCTGCGATCGTCACCAAGGACATTTACATCCACTCCGCCCCCGAGGAGAATGAGGAACTGCGTCAGGACGAGCCACAACTGGAAAATTTGCCAATCCGCAAGAACTACCGGATCGTCTTCATAAAGGCGCCGACTCAGAATCTAAAATACACCGCCGCGGCTCTGAAGCGGGCCCAGTCAAGCAACGAGGAAAAGACCGTCATCTACGTGCTTTCTAAAAAGCCCGATCTCACCGAgattcagcagcagctgcaggtaACCCAGTCTGAGGCTAAGGTTCAAAAGCCCGAGGTCTACTTCATTAAGTACAAGACCCAGGAAGAGGCCCAGCGCGCCCAGCAAGAGATCCAGGCTCAGTACGACGCCCTGGGAGGCGCCACTCACATTTCGGACGAGGGAGTGGCCCCCATCGCTAGCGTTTCGAGTGGCTCCCTCAACCTGGGCAGCTTTTCGCTCCAGCACTCCCAGGGTGGCCAAACCATCATCCAGCCTCAGGGTCAGTCTATTGTTCAGTTGCAATCCCTTAACCAGGGGGTCCAGCAGCAGAACTCCTTTGTGCAGCAGCCCACTGCTGCCATCATCGCTCCCTCTCTGCCATCAAGGAAGTATGTTCCGGCGAAGactttttaa
- the LOC122620240 gene encoding uncharacterized protein LOC122620240, with translation MHFFIVPCLLGLSAAIPQGYNYQAQQQLQSSSHAGQLQLPSVSQFATFAEQAILQQALQAPKVQQVLNGGEVDASYSQENKASVHQQPSMQLSANFEYSALPQAQHRQQHIVSKDIYVHVPPAEGPEDRYPQPVLPPVPPRKHYRIVFIKAPTPSVSKAALRIKQAPVEEKTIIYVLTKKPDPLDLQTAIEEIAPKQPSKPEVFFIKYKTQEEAAHAQRTIQAQYDQLGGTSQVSDEGVAPVTSVIGVLDNQRNRGISSGQFSGSLSNSYLTANLRA, from the exons ATGCATTTCTTTATT GTGCCGTGCCTCCTAGGCCTTTCAGCCGCCATTCCTCAAGGATACAACTATCAGGCCCAGCAACAGCTTCAATCGTCGTCGCATGCTGGTCAACTGCAGCTGCCTTCTGTTTCGCAGTTTGCCACCTTTGCGGAGCAGGCGATTCTTCAGCAGGCGCTCCAGGCTCCCAAGGTGCAGCAGGTCCTGAACGGAGGAGAGGTGGACGCATCTTACTCCCAGGAAAACAAGGCATCTGTTCACCAACAGCCGTCGATGCAGCTCAGCGCAAATTTTGAGTATAGTGCGCTGCCACAGGCACAGCATCGACAGCAGCACATCGTCTCCAAGGACATCTACGTTCATGTGCCACCAGCAGAAGGGCCAGAGGATCGCTATCCCCAGCCTGTTCTTCCGCCAGTACCCCCGCGCAAGCATTATCGCATCGTTTTCATCAAGGCGCCGACGCCTAGTGTCTCGAAGGCGGCGTTGCGCATCAAGCAGGCTCCTGTGGAGGAGAAGACCATCATCTACGTGCTGACCAAGAAACCGGATCCACTTGACCTCCAGACGGCCATCGAGGAAATCGCGCCCAAGCAGCCCAGCAAGCCAGAGGTCTTTTTTATCAAGTACAAGACCCAGGAGGaagctgcgcatgcgcaacgtACCATTCAAG CTCAATATGACCAGCTTGGCGGCACATCACAGGTTTCCGACGAGGGAGTCGCACCCGTTACATCCGTGATTGGTGTCCTGGACAACCAGCGCAACAGGGGAATTTCATCCGGACAGTTTTCGGGCTCCTTGTCAAACAGTTACTTGACAGCCAATCTGCGTGCATAG